The Oncorhynchus clarkii lewisi isolate Uvic-CL-2024 unplaced genomic scaffold, UVic_Ocla_1.0 unplaced_contig_13757_pilon_pilon, whole genome shotgun sequence region CTCCCctgtcccccctcttctcctcccttcacctctctgtctctctctcttcaccccttcCCCAGATGGAGGAGTTCCTGGGCCCCCAGCCGGAGTacgatgaggaagaggaggagaagaagtaTTACAGGAGGAAGAAGCTGGGCGTGGTGAAGAACGTCCTGGGGGCCAGCGTCGGGGGCATGATCATATACAGCGTCTACATGGgtaacacctgtctgtctgtctaactgactgactgactgtctgtctgtctgtctgtctgtctgtctgtctgtctgtctgtgtctgagctCTACTCATATATGCCTGTATTCCATTTTGTGCATGTTTTGTGTGTGTCATGTATTCAGccatttatatgtgtgtgtgtgtctgcaggccTGTTGCAGATGCAGCTGATCCTCCACTATGATGAGACGTACAGGGAGGTGAAGTATGGTAACCTGGGCCTGGAGGACATCGACAAGAAGATGCTGATGGGGATCAACGTTACACCCATCATAGCCCTGTTATACACCCCCATACTCATCaggtatactatatatatatatatatatacccatcaTAGGCCTGTTATACACCTCCATACTAATCAGGTATACACACATACTCCTGCTTtcttctcattctttctctcatcctctctatcctctcgctctctctctcgatcctctctctctttttctgtctctctttttctctctttttcaggTTTCTGGGCACCAAATGGATGATGTTTCTGGCAAGTGGAATTTACGCTCTCTTCGTCTCAACCAATTACTGGGAGCGATACTATACTCTGGTACCATCGGCTGTGGCCATTGGTGCAGCCATTGTCCCGCTGTGGGCGTCGTTAGGGAACTACATCACAAGGTTAGGAAGGGgagaatggagacacacacatCAACGTCACACAGACCAGAATACATGTACAGCTCGTACGGGTTGCAGTGTTTATGTCGGGTTGTGTTTCGCTACCTAGTGTTAATCACACTGTTTtattgtgtttctgtctctcgctctcacacactcAGGATGGCACAACAGTACTATGAGTATGTGAACTATAAGGAGGATCACGTTCAGGAACAGAAGAAACTACCCAAGGGGGCGTGTCATCGCTATGTCATCATCTTCCAATCCGTGTTCTTCATCATCTTCCATGTATGTTGCCATTGGTCGAATCACTTGTCAGTCAGTGAGTGATATATCGGTTAAGcattgccgtgtgtgtgtgtgtgtgcacgtgcgtgcgtgcgtgtggatTCTGATGTCTGGCTGTgtttctctttgtgtctctcagCTCAGCCTGGTGTTTGCAGAGTTCCCCCAGCGCCTCTTCCTCCACCAGTTCCTTAGTGACTACAACCACACACTGTACAACGTTAAACACTGTGGTAAACTGACCAGTAGTCTGTTATTATCTGTACAATGTTAAACACTGTGGTAAACTGACCAGTAGTCTGTTATTATCTGTACAAGGTTAAACACTGTGGTAAACTGACCAGTAGTCTGTTATTATCTGTACAATGTTAAACACTGTGGTAAACTGACCAGTAGTCTGTTATTATCTGTACAACGTTAAACACTGTGGTAAACTGACCAGTAGTCTGTTATTATCTGTACAATGTTAAACACTGTGGTAAACTGACCAGTAGTCTGTTATTATCTGTACAAGGTTaaatcaaattcaatcaaatttattttatatagcccttcgtacatcagctgatatctcaaagtgctgtacagaaacccagcctaaaaccccaaacagcaagcaatgcaggttaagaagcacggtggctaggaaaaactccctagaaaggccaaaacctaggaagaaacctagagaggaaccaggctatgtggggtggccagtcctcttctggctgtgccgggtggagattataacaaaacatggtcaagatgttcaaatgttcataaatgaccagcatggtcgaataataataaggcagaatagttgaaactggagcagcagcacagtcaggtggactggggacagcaaggagtcatcatgtcaggtattcctggggcatggtcctagggctcaggtcctccgagagagagaaagaaagagagaattagagagagcatatgtgggatggccagtcctcttctggctgtgccgggtggagattataacagaacatggccaagatgttcaaatgttcataaatgatcagcatggtcgaataataataaggcagaacagttgaaactggagcagcagcacagccaggtggactggggacagcaaggagtcatcatgtcaggtagtcctggggcatggtcctagggctcaggtcctccgagagagagaaagagagaaggagagaattagagaacgcacacttagattcacacaggacaccgaataggacaggagaagtactccagatataacaaactgaccctagccccccgacacataaactactgcagcataaatactggaggctgagacaggaggggtcaggagacactgtggcccactccgaggacacccccggacagggccaaacaggaaggatataaccccacccactttgccaaagcacagcccccacaccactagagggatatcttcaaccaccaacttaccatcctgagacaaggctgagtatagcccacaagacctccgccacggcacaacttaaggggggggggggggggggggggggcgccaacccagacaggatgaccacatcagtgactcaacccactcaggtgacgcacctcctccagggacggcatgagagagccccagtaaagccagttaAACACTGTGGTAAACTGACCAGTAGTCTGTTATTATCTGTACAAGGTTAAACACTGTGGTAAACTGACCAGTAGTCTGTTATTATCTGTACAATGTTAAACACTGTGGTAAACTGACCAGTAGTCTGTTATTATCTGTACAATGTTAAACACTGTGGTAAACTGACCAGTAGTCTGTTATTATCTGTACAAGGTTAAACACTGTGGTAAACTGACCAGTAGTCTGTTATTATCTGTACAATGTTAAACACTGTGGTAAACTGACCAGTAGTCTGTTATTATCTGTACAATGTTAAACACTGTGCTAAACTGACCAGTAGTCTGTTATTATCTGTACAATGTTAAACACTGTGGTAAACTGACCAGTAGTCTGTTATTATCTGTACAATGTTAAACACTGTGGTAAACTGACCAGTAGTCTGTTATTATCTGTACAAGGTTAAACACTGTGGTAAACTGACCAGTAGTCTGTTATTATCTGTACAAGGTTAAACACTGTGGTAAACTGACCAGTAGTCTGTTATTATCTGTACAATGTTAAACACTGTGGTAAACTGACCAGTAGTCTGTTATTATCTGTACAATGTTAAACACTGTGGTAAACTGACCAGTAGTCTGTTATTATCTGTACAAGGTTAAACACTGTGGTAAACTGACCAGTAGTCTGTTATTATCTGTACAATGTTAAACACTGTGGTAAACTGACCAGTAGTCTGTTATTATCTGTACAATGTTAAACACTGTGGTAAACTGACCAGTAGTCTGTTATTATCTGTACAATGTTAAACACTGTGGTAAACTGACCAGTAGTCTGTTATTATCTGTACAACGTTAAACACTGTGGTAAACTGACCAGTAGTCTGTTATTATCTGTACAATGTTAAACACTGTGGTAAACTGACCAGTAGTCTGTTAACTTCCATTTCCTTACCCTGACTCTCAGGGGAGAAGCAGGATCTATGGTTTTAATAGCATTGTTTTTGTGCACCTCaatctctctcatcccccctccccactcctctctctctctctctctctctctctccccactcctctctctctccccctccccactcctctctctctctcatcccctctcctcctcccctccccactccccactcctctctctctctctctctctctctctctctctctctctctccccactcctctctctctccccctccccttcccactcctctctctctctctctgatcaatGGTTTAACAAATATACAGGTTTTTGTTTCATCActttctttatccctctctctttattggGTTCAGAGGACAGTGCTATGATTGGTGGTTTTAataactcctccccctccccaggtGCGGAGGGCAGTGGTATGATTGGTGGTTTTAataactcctccccctccccaggtGCGGAGGGCAGTGGTATGATTGGTGGTTTTAataactcctccccctccccaggtGCGGAGGGCAGTGCTGTGATTGGTGGGTTTAataactcctccccctccccaggtGCGGAGGGCAGTGGTATGATCGAGGGTTTCAACAGGACCGTCCTGAAGCACCTCCCTCGCTCCCTGCTGCTCATCCAGGTGGAGAGTGTTCTCATGGGCGCCGCCTTCCTCTCCATGATCAtcgtaagacacacacacacacacacacacacacacaggtaaagaCACGTGTGTACACGCGTACCTAAAATGATCATCCTAACAACCTAGCGTTATTTCACCCAACAATCAATACAACACCCTCCGAGATTACCCAGAGTCCATTGCTTGCTTTCCCACAGTCGTTCACTGTGTTTTACCGATAGTTCCTGGCGGTGTGCGGGGCTGCGTACCGCCCCACAGAGGAGATCGATCTGAGGAGTATCGGCTGGGGGAACATCTTCCAGTTGCCCTTCAAACACCTGAGAGACTACAGGCTGAGACTCCTCATCCCCTTCTTCATCTACAGTGGACTGGACTCACTCTTCTCTGTCACGGGACTCACTCTGGTAGTCATTACAGGAAGTCCTTTAGTAACTGTCGTAGCTGGAGTCTGAATGTTGTCCATGTAGCTTTCACAGACCTACTGTGTCACTTTACCTGGTGTGGACATAGATTCTGCTGGAGGGCAGCTATATTCATGATGCtcgatctctcctctctctctctctctctctctctttctctctctttctcgctctttctctctctctctctctctctctctttctctctctttctcgctctttctctctctttctctcgcttgctcactcactcacccactcactcacccactcacccactcacccactcactccctcactcactcactcactcactcactcactcactcactcactcactcactcactcaactcactcactcactcactcactcactcaactcactcactcaactcactcaactcaactcaactcaactcactCACTCAACTCACTCTCTGTCCTGTTCAACCCCCCCTTTCTCCTACTTTCcctgtctttgtctctcctctAATCTATCCTCATGTCTCCCCCTCCCAGTCGTATGGTGTGTGTACGGTGGGTCTGGAGTGGCTGTATCTCCTGGTGATGGTCTATGGTCTGTCCTGCTCCCTGTTCTCctgcctgtccctgtccctcctcAGGCTGCCACGCTACGTCTCTCTGCTAGGGGGCGCTGTGATCCACGGTCCTCTGCTGGTGTTCTTGCTGTTTTGGTCCCCGGCTCCACGCTCACCTGATCAACTgccttacctgctggtggtgatcGCCCTCTGGGGAATGGGGTCTGCATTGAATAAGACTGGACTCAGCAGTGAGTTTTAGTActatgatcacacacacacacacacacctcttttatttcctagtgtaacagtataactttagaccgtcccctcgcccatacccgggcgcgaaccagggaccctctgcacacatcaacaacagtcacccctctctctctctccgtgtctgtcaGTTCTCCTGGGTATGTTGTATGAAGATAAAGAGAGACTGGACTTTGTCTACACCATCTACCACTGGTGGCAGGCTATCGCCATCTTCATAGTCTACCTGTGGACTGGACTCATCATGAGGGTATGTGTGTGTCCCCATGtccccgtgtgtgtgtccgtgtgcgtCCTCATGCGTGTGTGTCCTCAtgcgtgtgtgtccctgtgtgcgTCCTCATGCGTGTGTGTCCTCATGCGTGTGCGTCCTCATGCGTGTGCGTCCTCATGCGTGTGTGTCCCCGTGTGCGTCCTCAtgcgtgtgtgtccctgtgtgcgTCCTCATGCGTGTGCGTCCTCATGCGTGTGTGTCCCCGTGTGCGTCCTCATGCGTGTGTGTCCCCGTGTGCGTCCTCAtgcgtgtgtgtccctgtgtgcgTCCTCATGCGTGTGTGTCCCCGTGTGCGTCCTCATGCGTGTGTGTCCCCGTGTGCGTCCTCATGCGTGTGTGTCCCCGTGTGCGTCCTCATGCGTGTGTGTCCCCGTGTGCGTCCTCATGCGTGTGTGTCCTCATGCATGTGTGTCCCCGTGTGCGTCCTCATGCGTGTGTGTCCCCGTGTGCGTCCTCATGCGTGTGTGTCCCCGTGTGCGTCCTCATGCATGTGTGTCCCCGTGTGTGTCCTCATGCGTGTGTGTCCCCGTGTGCGTCCTCATGCGTGTGTGTCCCCGTGTGCGTCCTCATGCGTGTGTGTCCCCGTGTGCGTCCTCAtgcgtgtgtgtccctgtgtgtgtccccatgtgtccgtgtgtgtccacgtgtgtgtgtgtccgtgtgtgtgtgtgtgtctgtgtgtgtgtgtccccgtgTGTGTCCccatgtgtccgtgtgtgtccacgtgtgtgtgtgtccgtgtgtgtgtccccgTGTGCGTCCTCATGCGTGTGTGTCCCCGTGTGCGTCCTCAtgcgtgtgtgtccctgtgtgcgTCCTCATGCGTGTGTGTCCCCGTGTGCGTCCTCATGCGTGTGTGTCCCCGTGTGCGTCCTCATGCGTGTGTGTCCCCGTGTGCGTCCTCATGCGTGTGTGTCCTCATGCATGTGTGTCCCCGTGTGCGTCCTCATGCGTGTGTGTCCCCGTGTGCGTCCTCATGCGTGTGTGTCCCCGTGTGCGTCCTCATGCGTGTGTGTCCCCGTGTGCGTCCTCAtgcgtgtgtgtccctgtgtgtgtccccatgtgtccgtgtgtgtccacgtgtgtgtgtgtccgtgtgtgtgtccgtgtgtgtgtccgtgtgtgtgtccgtgtgtgtgtctgtgtgtgtgtgtccccgtgTGTGTCCccatgtgtccgtgtgtgtccacgtgtgtgtgtgtccgtgtgtgtgtccgtgtgtgtgtccgtgtgtgtgtccgtgtgttacAACAAGTGTAAAAACGATTCATTTAAAGTGCTTAtttcactcctctctttctctcctttctcattCCTGGTCCCTCCTCCTCAGGCCAAACTCTCCATTCTATTGGTCATCTTGCTGCTGGCGTGCTTCTGCTATTGGACGATGGAGCGACGCCTGGCCAAGAACATGCTTTTCAGACTGCCTCGCATTCCCCGCCCCAAACACAAGGTAACCTATCACAATCTGTACATTTTTTTCTTTAAAATACCATTTGGCTGGA contains the following coding sequences:
- the LOC139402812 gene encoding protein unc-93 homolog B1-like gives rise to the protein MEEFLGPQPEYDEEEEEKKYYRRKKLGVVKNVLGASVGGMIIYSVYMGLLQMQLILHYDETYREVKYGNLGLEDIDKKMLMGINVTPIIALLYTPILIRFLGTKWMMFLASGIYALFVSTNYWERYYTLVPSAVAIGAAIVPLWASLGNYITRMAQQYYEYVNYKEDHVQEQKKLPKGACHRYVIIFQSVFFIIFHLSLVFAEFPQRLFLHQFLSDYNHTLYNVKHCGAEGSGMIEGFNRTVLKHLPRSLLLIQVESVLMGAAFLSMIIFLAVCGAAYRPTEEIDLRSIGWGNIFQLPFKHLRDYRLRLLIPFFIYSGLDSLFSVTGLTLSYGVCTVGLEWLYLLVMVYGLSCSLFSCLSLSLLRLPRYVSLLGGAVIHGPLLVFLLFWSPAPRSPDQLPYLLVVIALWGMGSALNKTGLSILLGMLYEDKERLDFVYTIYHWWQAIAIFIVYLWTGLIMRAKLSILLVILLLACFCYWTMERRLAKNMLFRLPRIPRPKHKVKGYRYLEEENSDESNSEESDEDDDEEQQEEVIREDFGGDAGSQGSDSTRERRGGARGRRRRRDDDYEQAGAREEREEEREG